One genomic segment of Hordeum vulgare subsp. vulgare chromosome 2H, MorexV3_pseudomolecules_assembly, whole genome shotgun sequence includes these proteins:
- the LOC123428639 gene encoding BTB/POZ and MATH domain-containing protein 1-like encodes MTASERPTDRAVSVCTPTTARTKLVFEIVGYSLHKGIGAGKFIQSKPVSVGGYEWCIRYYPDGDEDHVAVYLELLSKGAKVRLIYDLRLVNHAVELSTGRCCPKSSQEFDSLDANKGPFLLGRNKFKKRSELERSPFLRDDCLMIECDLTVIMEPLVEEIHKIHVPPSDLADNLGTWLDTGEEADVTFNVRGETFPAHKIVLAMRSPVFKAQLYGPMGDKTAQNITVDDMQPAVFKDLLQFIYKDSLPFLDDLDDEKGDMVKHLLVAADRYAMERMKIICEATLSKSLTVETVAATLALADQYHCSGLKDACIEFAISCNRMGGVVASQGYVHLKRSCPAVLGDILERVTKSPKVQCS; translated from the coding sequence ATGACAGCGTCCGAGAGGCCAACAGATAGGGCGGTGTCCGTGTGCACCCCAACGACGGCGCGGACCAAGCTCGTATTCGAGATCGTCGGGTACAGCCTGCACAAGGGCATCGGCGCCGGCAAATTCATCCAGTCCAAGCCCGTCTCCGTCGGCGGCTATGAATGGTGCATACGCTACTACCCCGACGGAGACGAGGACCACGTGGCAGTCTACCTGGAGCTCCTGAGCAAGGGTGCCAAGGTAAGGCTGATCTACGACCTGAGGCTGGTCAACCACGCCGTCGAACTCTCCACGGGGAGGTGCTGTCCGAAATCGTCGCAAGAGTTCGATTCCCTCGACGCCAATAAGGGCCCATTTCTCCTTGGGAGAAACAAGTTTAAGAAGAGAAGCGAACTAGAGAGGTCTCCATTCTTGCGGGATGACTGCCTCATGATTGAGTGTGACCTCACCGTGATCATGGAACCACTTGTCGAGGAGATCCATAAAATCCATGTGCCACCCTCAGACTTGGCAGATAATCTTGGAACATGGCTAGATACGGGGGAGGAAGCAGATGTGACATTCAATGTTAGAGGGGAGACTTTCCCTGCTCATAAGATCGTGCTTGCGATGCGGTCACCGGTCTTCAAGGCACAGCTCTATGGACCGATGGGAGACAAGACGGCGCAGAACATAACCGTGGACGATATGCAGCCTGCTGTTTTCAAGGATCTACTTCAATTCATCTACAAGGATTCGTTGCCTTTCCTGGACGACCTCGATGATGAGAAGGGTGACATGGTTAAGCATTTACTGGTGGCTGCAGATCGATATGCCATGGAAAGGATGAAGATAATATGCGAAGCCACTCTGTCCAAAAGTCTTACTGTCGAGACTGTCGCGGCCACGTTAGCTCTGGCTGATCAGTATCATTGCAGCGGGCTAAAAGATGCTTGCATTGAATTTGCCATCTCTTGTAATAGAATGGGTGGTGTGGTTGCAAGCCAAGGGTATGTGCACTTGAAAAGATCATGCCCGGCTGTCTTAGGAGATATCCTGGAGAGAGTAACGAAGTCTCCCAAAGTTCAGTGTTCATGA